One Tursiops truncatus isolate mTurTru1 chromosome 3, mTurTru1.mat.Y, whole genome shotgun sequence DNA segment encodes these proteins:
- the IL12B gene encoding interleukin-12 subunit beta: protein MYPQQLVVSWFSLVLLAPPIMAIWELEKNVYVVELDWYPDAPGEMVVLTCDTPEEDGITWTSDQSDEVLGSGKTLTIQIKEFGDAGQYTCHKGGEVLSHSLLLLHKKEDGIWSTDILKDQKEPKNKSFIKCEAKNYSGHFTCWWLTAISTDLKFSVQSSTGSSDPRGVTCGAATLSAERVRVDHREYKKYTVGCQEGSACPAAEESLPIEVVVEAVHKLKYENYTSSFFIRDIIKPDPPKNLQLKPLKNSQHVEVSWEYPDTWSTPHSYFSLTFCVQVQGKNKRERKDKLFTDKTSAKVTCHKNANIRVQARDRYYSSYWSEWASVSCS, encoded by the exons ATGTACCCTCAGCAGTTGGTTGTCTCCTGGTTTTCCCTGGTTTTGCTGGCACCTCCCATCATGGCTATATGGGAACTGGAGAAAAATG TTTATGTTGTAGAATTGGATTGGTATCCTGACGCCCCTGGAGAAATGGTGGTTCTCACCTGCGATACCCCTGAAGAAGATGGCATCACCTGGACCTCAGACCAGAGCGATGAGGTCTTGGGTTCTGGCAAAACCTTGACCATCCAAATCAAAGAGTTTGGAGATGCTGGGCAGTACACCTGTCACAAAGGAGGCGAGGTTCTGAGCCATTCGCTCCTGCTGCTTCACAAAAAGGAAGACGGAATCTGGTCCACTGATATCTTAAAGGACCAGAAAG AGCCCAAAAATAAGAGCTTTATAAAATGTGAGGCAAAGAATTATTCCGGACATTTCACCTGCTGGTGGCTGACAGCAATCAGTACTGATTTGAAATTCAGTGTCCAAAGCAGCACAGG CTCCTCTGACCCCCGAGGGGTGACGTGTGGAGCAGCGACGCTCTCAGCAGAGAGGGTCAGAGTGGACCACAGGGAGTATAAGAAGTACACAGTGGGGTGTCAGGAGGGCAGCGCCTGCCCAGCCGCCGAGGAGAGCCTGCCCATTGAGGTCGTGGTGGAAGCTGTTCATAAGCTCAAGTATGAAAACTACACCAGCAGCTTCTTCATCAGGGACATCA TCAAACCAGACCCACCCAAGAACCTGCAGCTGAAGCCATTAAAGAATTCCCAGCATGTGGAGGTCAGCTGGGAGTACCCTGACACCTGGAGCACCCCACATTCCTACTTCTCCCTGACATTTTGTGTTCAGGTCCAGGGCaagaacaagagagaaagg AAAGATAAACTCTTCACGGACAAAACCTCAGCCAAGGTCACGTGCCACAAAAATGCCAACATCCGCGTGCAAGCCCGGGACCGCTACTACAGCTCATACTGGAGCGAATGGGCATCTGTATCCTGCAGTTAG